The window TCGATCACCTGGGTCAGCATGGTCTGCATGGTTTTCGCGACGGCTTCGGGCAGCACTTGCGTGGTTTGCGCCGGCTTGTCGGTCTTGATCAGGGTCAGCGGCGCGAGTCGACCATTGTTGGCCAGGGCCGAGAAGGCGTGGACCAACTGGATCGCGGTGACGGAAATACCGTAGCCGTAGGACAACGTTGCGGTTTCAGCCTTGCGCCATTCGCGGTAGTTCGGCAGGTTGCCGACGCGCTCGCCCGGGAAGCCGAGGCCGGTGTCCTGGCCGAGGCCGACTTTCTGCGCGAGGCGGAAGATGGTTTCGCCGCCGATATCGAACGCGACCTTACTCATGCCGACGTTACTGGAATTGATCAGGATGCCGGTCAGGTCAAGCACCGGGCCTTCGGACTTGGAGACGTCCTTGATGGTGTATTTACCAATCTGCAAAGTGCCCGGGTACACCTCGACGGTGTCGCTCGGCTTCCAACGCCCGGTTTCGATCGCGGCACTCATGGAAATGGCTTTCATGGTCGAACCCGGCTCGAACACGTCGATCATGGCGCGGTTGCGCATCATCGCCGGTTGCAGGTGGCGACGGTTGTTCGGGTTGTAGGTCGGCTGGTTGACCATGGCGAGGATCTCGCCGGTCTTCACGTCCATGATCACCAGGCTGCCGGCCTTGGCGCCGTTCTCAATGATCGCGTTACGCAACTCGCGGTTGGCCAGGTATTGCAGACGCAGGTCAATGGACAACGCCAAGGGCTTGCCGGCCTTGGCGTTTTTGGTGACCTGGACATCCTTGATAAGTCGGCCACGCCGATCCTTGATGACCTGCCGCTTGCCAGGGACCCCGGCCAGCCATTCGTCGTAGGCCAGTTCGACCCCTTCACGACCATGGTCATCGATGTCGGTAAAACCGACCATGTGCGCGGTGACTTCACCGGCCGGATAGAAGCGCCGGAATTCTTCGATGCCGTAGACACCCGGCACTTTCAGATCGAGTACAGATTGGCCCTGCTCGGGGGTGAGCCCGCGCACGAGGTAGATGAATTCTTTGTTGGCCTGGGCTTCGAGGCGCTCGGCCAGGGCTTTAGGGTCTTGGCCCAGAGCCGCCGCCAGTGCTGGCCACTTCTCTTTGGCCAGCTGCATTTCCTTGGCGTTCGCCCACAGCGTGGTGACCGGCGTACTCAC is drawn from Pseudomonas sp. 31-12 and contains these coding sequences:
- a CDS encoding penicillin-binding protein 2; protein product: MKLEGALFPWRFRLVLGLLGVMVAAICWRIIDLQVVDRAFLKSQGDARSVRHIPIPAHRGLITDRNGEPLAVSTPVTTLWANAKEMQLAKEKWPALAAALGQDPKALAERLEAQANKEFIYLVRGLTPEQGQSVLDLKVPGVYGIEEFRRFYPAGEVTAHMVGFTDIDDHGREGVELAYDEWLAGVPGKRQVIKDRRGRLIKDVQVTKNAKAGKPLALSIDLRLQYLANRELRNAIIENGAKAGSLVIMDVKTGEILAMVNQPTYNPNNRRHLQPAMMRNRAMIDVFEPGSTMKAISMSAAIETGRWKPSDTVEVYPGTLQIGKYTIKDVSKSEGPVLDLTGILINSSNVGMSKVAFDIGGETIFRLAQKVGLGQDTGLGFPGERVGNLPNYREWRKAETATLSYGYGISVTAIQLVHAFSALANNGRLAPLTLIKTDKPAQTTQVLPEAVAKTMQTMLTQVIEAPRGVFRAQVPAYHVAGKSGTARKTSVGTKGYAENSYRSLFAGFGPMSDPRYAIVVVIDEPTKAGYFGGLVSAPVFSKVMSGTLRLMNITPDNLPPTQTANATPVVPLKANGGRG